A stretch of the Parabacteroides timonensis genome encodes the following:
- a CDS encoding DcaP family trimeric outer membrane transporter — translation MKAFVKGAVLLLGLGIFSSHAQAQKVIIKDEEPNSIMFISRDKAGDEIIRILNETQSPRFHEPGIPRFLLTDRKGRFALGIGGYVKATAEYDFGGISKDIDFYPALIPNKGASHVRNQFQMDATTSTVFLKLVGHTKHLGDFVVYTAGNFRGDGKGFELRNAYASLLGFTLGYDYGSFMDLAAIPPTIDFAGPNGMAIYHATQFRYERAFGKGWKAGIGVEMPVVDGITNDNLSIGSQRMPNFPAYLQYGWNSKSHLRAAAIVRSMTYDNLVANKAESETGWGVLLSTTFNLCSKVQVYGQGVYGKGISQYMNDLSNLNVDIVPDPAKAGRMQVLPMMGWYAGLQYNITPKVFVSSTYSQSRLYSDNDYPATPSEQYRYGQYLVANLFWNITPDLQVGAEYLRGWRTDFNDQTRHANRMNLAVQYSF, via the coding sequence ATCATGTTTATATCCCGCGACAAGGCGGGGGATGAAATTATCCGGATACTGAACGAAACACAGAGTCCGCGTTTCCATGAACCGGGTATCCCTCGTTTCCTGCTGACCGATCGTAAGGGGCGATTCGCTTTAGGTATCGGCGGATATGTAAAAGCAACAGCCGAGTATGACTTTGGCGGTATTTCCAAGGATATTGATTTCTATCCGGCGCTGATTCCCAACAAAGGCGCTTCACATGTTAGAAACCAGTTTCAGATGGATGCAACGACCAGTACGGTCTTCCTGAAATTGGTAGGACATACCAAGCATCTGGGAGACTTTGTGGTTTATACTGCCGGAAACTTCCGTGGTGACGGTAAAGGGTTTGAGTTGAGAAATGCGTATGCTTCTTTATTGGGCTTCACACTCGGGTATGACTACGGTTCATTTATGGATCTGGCTGCTATTCCACCGACGATCGATTTCGCCGGACCGAACGGGATGGCTATCTATCACGCTACCCAGTTCCGTTACGAACGTGCCTTCGGAAAAGGATGGAAAGCCGGTATCGGTGTGGAAATGCCGGTAGTAGACGGAATTACCAATGATAATTTAAGTATCGGTTCCCAGCGTATGCCTAACTTCCCGGCTTATCTGCAATACGGATGGAACTCAAAAAGCCATTTGCGTGCAGCCGCTATCGTAAGAAGTATGACGTATGATAACCTGGTGGCCAATAAAGCCGAATCGGAAACCGGCTGGGGTGTTTTACTTTCTACGACCTTCAATCTTTGTAGTAAAGTACAGGTGTACGGACAAGGTGTCTACGGTAAAGGTATCAGCCAGTACATGAACGATTTGAGTAACCTGAACGTGGATATTGTTCCCGATCCGGCCAAAGCCGGCCGTATGCAGGTACTTCCGATGATGGGATGGTATGCCGGTTTGCAGTATAATATCACACCGAAAGTATTTGTTTCAAGTACTTACAGCCAATCCCGTTTGTACAGTGACAACGATTACCCTGCAACTCCGTCGGAACAATATCGTTATGGTCAGTATCTGGTGGCTAACCTGTTCTGGAATATAACTCCCGATCTGCAGGTAGGAGCCGAATACCTGAGAGGATGGCGCACGGATTTCAACGATCAGACACGTCATGCCAACCGGATGAACCTGGCGGTTCAGTATAGCTTCTAA